The following coding sequences lie in one Alloacidobacterium dinghuense genomic window:
- a CDS encoding RNA polymerase sigma factor: MITDWKRYRRTRDRIEGSYADPDTPLVKLAKTGDVQAFELLVLQHKQKVYRAIFAVTKNREDTEDQVQETFLRAYRGLSEFKENSKFISWLTRIALNQALMCLRRRRYHHVSLDHSMMTDTDPTRYDMPEWRPNPEQNYADSEVAENLREALSRLPTSFRSVMVLRHLQEYTTRETANELGISVAAVKSRILRARRQLRDRISDRSNLP, encoded by the coding sequence ATGATTACGGATTGGAAACGATATCGTCGCACTCGGGATCGCATCGAGGGCAGTTATGCAGACCCCGACACGCCGCTGGTCAAATTGGCAAAGACTGGAGACGTACAAGCTTTCGAGCTGCTGGTGTTGCAGCATAAACAGAAGGTGTATAGGGCCATTTTTGCGGTTACCAAAAACCGTGAGGATACTGAAGACCAGGTGCAGGAAACATTTCTGCGGGCATATCGTGGTCTGTCTGAATTCAAGGAGAATTCAAAGTTCATCTCTTGGCTCACGAGGATTGCGCTAAATCAGGCTCTGATGTGCCTCCGGCGCCGACGATATCACCACGTGTCGCTTGATCACTCGATGATGACAGACACTGACCCGACCAGATATGACATGCCGGAATGGCGACCGAATCCAGAGCAAAACTACGCGGACTCCGAGGTCGCCGAAAATCTACGCGAAGCGCTTTCGAGATTGCCCACATCATTTCGCTCGGTGATGGTTCTAAGGCATCTGCAAGAATACACAACTAGAGAGACCGCCAACGAGCTAGGCATTAGTGTCGCAGCGGTCAAGAGCAGGATCCTGCGTGCACGCCGACAGCTACGCGATCGGATCAGCGACCGGTCCAACCTCCCTTAG
- a CDS encoding TolC family protein codes for MHLCKFQRIDAECLLLLILLLWDWKATSQCSAIASTPEVASSCASSFIPDEKVASIDPQHQYSLAELIDIGERNNPNTRISWERAKQRAKALGIEKSEYYPLLAGTVLFADQRSILPFPEPLAPRGYITIELPLIEPQVQLQYLLLDFGARKANVDAAKAEAFAAGAQFIKANQDVAYSISADYYALLTSQERLQAAKDILKTAQITQDAAEARLANGRGTMPDVLNATAETAQARFDLETADGDEKIARVTLAEAIGVEPSADIFIDAKRDTPLPSALALPIEQLISRAMADRPDLLAQMLEIRRADDEIRAAKSAYWPRILLSGKAAQTSGWPTTDQSQGALGHASEPTWAAALSIEWTIFDGGARKNRKAEAESAERQAVDELRDKRDQATREVWTGYIAFRTALRQEEAAVALLKASDTSYAASLDAYKYGVKNLVDVVTAEKELATARLSSVSARSRLFTEAVRLESVTGSLLRNLAPTTTTQDKDGSR; via the coding sequence ATGCACCTTTGCAAATTTCAAAGAATCGATGCTGAATGTCTGCTTCTTCTCATCCTGCTCTTGTGGGATTGGAAAGCTACTTCGCAATGTTCGGCGATCGCAAGCACGCCGGAAGTCGCATCGTCCTGCGCTAGCAGCTTCATTCCTGATGAAAAGGTGGCATCGATTGATCCGCAGCACCAGTACTCGCTGGCGGAGTTGATCGACATTGGTGAACGGAATAACCCGAATACCAGAATCTCGTGGGAGCGCGCGAAACAGCGAGCGAAGGCGCTCGGCATCGAAAAGAGCGAATACTACCCACTTTTAGCTGGGACGGTCTTGTTCGCCGACCAGCGCTCCATCTTGCCGTTCCCGGAGCCATTGGCACCGCGAGGCTACATTACGATTGAGTTGCCCCTCATTGAACCGCAGGTGCAACTGCAATATCTGCTGCTGGATTTTGGCGCTCGCAAGGCCAATGTAGATGCCGCAAAAGCAGAAGCGTTTGCAGCAGGGGCGCAGTTCATCAAGGCCAACCAGGACGTCGCTTACTCCATATCGGCCGACTATTATGCTCTGCTCACCTCACAAGAGCGCCTGCAGGCAGCGAAAGACATCCTCAAGACTGCGCAAATCACACAGGACGCGGCCGAAGCCAGATTGGCTAATGGACGAGGCACAATGCCTGACGTTCTCAATGCAACGGCTGAAACGGCGCAAGCAAGGTTTGATCTCGAAACAGCCGATGGTGACGAGAAGATCGCACGGGTAACTTTAGCAGAGGCGATCGGCGTCGAACCCTCCGCTGACATCTTCATCGATGCCAAAAGGGACACGCCTCTGCCTTCGGCTCTGGCATTGCCGATTGAACAACTGATCTCTCGCGCAATGGCTGACCGTCCAGACCTCCTGGCGCAGATGTTGGAGATTCGCCGCGCGGATGATGAGATCCGCGCGGCGAAGTCAGCCTATTGGCCACGAATTCTATTGTCCGGGAAGGCGGCGCAGACTTCGGGCTGGCCTACCACCGACCAGTCGCAGGGGGCGCTGGGCCACGCGAGTGAGCCAACATGGGCAGCGGCACTCAGTATCGAGTGGACAATCTTCGATGGTGGCGCACGAAAAAATCGCAAAGCTGAAGCGGAGTCTGCAGAGCGCCAAGCAGTCGACGAACTCCGAGACAAACGGGACCAGGCCACGCGCGAGGTGTGGACTGGCTATATCGCGTTTCGTACTGCTTTGAGGCAAGAGGAAGCGGCAGTTGCCTTGCTCAAGGCCTCGGACACATCTTATGCGGCCTCACTGGATGCATACAAATATGGTGTCAAGAATCTTGTGGATGTCGTTACAGCGGAGAAGGAACTAGCCACAGCGCGTCTATCCTCGGTCTCAGCGCGTTCACGACTCTTCACCGAAGCTGTTCGACTTGAATCCGTCACTGGAAGCCTGCTGCGGAACCTTGCTCCAACCACCACAACACAAGATAAGGACGGTAGCAGATGA
- a CDS encoding DUF302 domain-containing protein, producing the protein MITKIEIERFSVISLKPFAEILAAINAGIAHPNMADLFSSIQRAKSSAEMEDTLQKTIGPCGLMLFATFDQGAVIDKGVEHGARGVVRLLIGNPLIMASMARHVPDAGSYAPVTVLVDERADGVHISYDRMSSFLAPYGNSEALKIALDLDGKIERLLEQAAS; encoded by the coding sequence ATGATCACCAAAATCGAAATCGAACGGTTCAGCGTAATCAGCCTGAAGCCTTTCGCAGAGATTCTGGCTGCAATCAATGCAGGTATTGCCCATCCCAACATGGCTGATTTGTTCTCCTCGATTCAGCGAGCGAAATCTAGTGCAGAGATGGAAGACACACTCCAGAAGACGATTGGACCGTGTGGGCTCATGTTATTTGCCACCTTCGACCAAGGGGCCGTCATTGACAAGGGGGTGGAGCACGGCGCTCGAGGCGTCGTACGTCTGCTGATCGGTAACCCACTGATCATGGCGAGTATGGCAAGGCATGTTCCAGATGCTGGATCGTATGCGCCTGTCACCGTCCTGGTCGATGAACGCGCGGATGGAGTTCATATTTCCTACGACAGAATGTCAAGCTTTCTCGCGCCTTACGGGAATTCCGAAGCATTGAAAATTGCGCTTGATTTAGACGGGAAAATCGAACGGTTGTTAGAGCAGGCGGCGTCCTGA
- a CDS encoding efflux RND transporter periplasmic adaptor subunit — translation MSDDQTRKKFGWWLRVVVIAGTVVALLVVVVDTEIHPRTDDASVRANFIAIAPEIEGRLVKLPVRDNAFVRKGDLLFEIDPRDYEYALRQALSDQDNLEQRIIDLRRKIAAQDRAVDAANATVRVSVTGTRTSSSAVQAAKAAVVRSQAAVDAAHAHLAYAINDLHRLEPLLEKRYVTVDQVDQANTTVRVAKGDYEQAQAALAEAQAQEAEAELRQQQATDQVFQSRAQLGQAIHVVDTLDILESLRPGLAAKVDRARLDLERCRVVAPFDAYVTNMNISEGAYAHVGSAMFTLIDARRWWVIANYREGKFRHIHVGSKVDVYLMGHPERKFEGVVQSAGYGVFPEDGNVSDGLPNIERTLNWVHLSTRFPVRILIQNPDPALFRIGATAVTIVR, via the coding sequence ATGAGTGATGATCAAACCCGCAAAAAATTCGGTTGGTGGCTCCGCGTTGTCGTCATCGCTGGAACAGTCGTAGCGTTGCTCGTAGTAGTTGTGGACACGGAGATTCATCCACGAACAGACGATGCGAGCGTCAGAGCAAATTTCATCGCAATCGCCCCGGAGATCGAGGGCCGTTTGGTCAAACTACCCGTCAGGGACAACGCCTTTGTCAGAAAAGGCGATCTGCTTTTTGAGATTGATCCTCGAGACTACGAATATGCCCTCCGGCAAGCGCTCTCAGATCAGGACAATTTGGAACAACGCATTATTGACCTACGAAGAAAGATCGCCGCGCAGGACCGCGCCGTGGACGCCGCGAACGCAACAGTTCGCGTCTCGGTGACGGGAACCAGAACTTCCAGTAGCGCGGTACAGGCCGCCAAGGCGGCAGTTGTGCGCTCGCAGGCAGCAGTGGATGCAGCACATGCTCACCTGGCATATGCCATCAATGATCTTCACCGGCTCGAACCGCTGCTGGAGAAGCGCTATGTCACTGTCGATCAAGTGGACCAGGCAAACACAACCGTTCGCGTTGCAAAAGGCGACTATGAGCAGGCTCAGGCAGCGCTCGCCGAGGCTCAGGCGCAGGAGGCGGAAGCCGAACTTCGACAACAGCAGGCCACTGACCAGGTATTTCAGTCGAGAGCTCAACTCGGGCAGGCTATACATGTAGTCGATACTCTCGACATCCTTGAGTCGCTGCGTCCTGGGTTAGCTGCGAAGGTCGACCGCGCCCGTCTCGACCTTGAAAGGTGCCGGGTAGTTGCGCCATTCGATGCTTATGTCACAAACATGAACATATCCGAAGGGGCCTATGCTCATGTTGGCTCCGCGATGTTCACACTGATCGATGCAAGACGCTGGTGGGTCATTGCTAACTATCGAGAAGGCAAATTCCGGCATATCCATGTCGGCTCAAAGGTTGACGTATATCTCATGGGTCATCCTGAGCGGAAATTCGAAGGCGTTGTTCAAAGTGCTGGCTACGGCGTCTTCCCAGAGGACGGAAACGTCTCGGACGGCCTCCCCAACATTGAGAGGACTCTCAATTGGGTGCACCTCTCGACACGCTTTCCAGTTCGTATCCTCATTCAGAATCCGGACCCCGCACTGTTTCGAATAGGCGCAACCGCGGTGACCATCGTGAGGTGA
- a CDS encoding FUSC family protein encodes MPLSATQSKTRSWLQYLTQDLQPTPGRLDGSLRITLTSVLVLITMMVLQMPFVAYALYVIFMVGRDSPAVTLRTGFALLCAVSCALAISLVVVILTDNNPMARVLSLATITFVAGMITVATSMPSLGSGWGIIFSVGISFWENHTRADTLVKNSLWLLAAFATGIAVAIAVEYLLATRSPVDKLSEQLGIRYRALETMFKAYASNSSEQQRRSAAEHVSRLAGAGHAGMFQLYSQLADRDLNRGSLPMGVHAHITMLAELLDSSAAFGLQIDVVDIEIRSRCEVIARQCSELASKFRTDPALNLNLRNSTAFAHLERVEIIIQSIGTMSSAADEMRPNLVALPSKQVPLLISGAISKRENVAFALKVSLCATICYILYHAIDWPGISTCVITVMVAGLSHSGAMKQKLALRLLGATIGGLVLGIGAEVFLFPFMDSITALVVVIGAIAFLCAWVAGGPRFNYVGLQMAFAFYLTSLEGFSAPTELSPARDRFVGILLGVVVMWFVLDQIWPVRTVTVMRRVVVSVLKDASRVVALMDDKLSLPDYMRESDVLRDRLGKQLSTVRMLNEATQYELGVEHEKHMRMGDTFMRMSMTTVALIWNQASLLHKEAQSEFLTQPALIRLRQTIAERLSAMADALEEHDCLPTGDAAGPLDVALSAGDVDSEYSRNTIARYNELHAVALSLDPTG; translated from the coding sequence ATGCCGCTCAGTGCGACGCAATCCAAAACCCGATCATGGCTGCAATATTTGACACAGGATCTGCAGCCAACTCCTGGGCGGCTTGACGGCTCTCTGCGGATTACTTTGACCTCCGTCCTCGTGCTCATCACGATGATGGTTCTCCAAATGCCGTTTGTTGCTTACGCTCTGTACGTCATTTTCATGGTTGGCCGCGACAGCCCAGCCGTCACCTTACGCACTGGTTTTGCACTGTTATGCGCGGTGTCGTGTGCACTCGCGATTTCTCTGGTCGTCGTGATTCTGACCGACAACAATCCAATGGCAAGAGTACTTAGTTTGGCAACCATTACATTCGTCGCCGGCATGATCACCGTGGCAACGAGCATGCCCTCCTTGGGGTCGGGATGGGGGATCATCTTTAGTGTCGGAATCAGTTTCTGGGAGAACCACACCCGAGCAGACACGTTGGTAAAGAATTCCCTGTGGCTGCTGGCAGCATTTGCAACAGGGATTGCAGTTGCAATTGCGGTCGAATATCTGTTGGCCACACGTTCTCCTGTAGACAAACTCTCCGAGCAGCTAGGGATACGCTATCGCGCTCTCGAGACAATGTTCAAAGCATATGCGAGTAACTCTTCAGAACAGCAACGTCGGAGTGCGGCGGAACACGTTTCCCGATTGGCCGGGGCGGGTCACGCAGGAATGTTTCAACTCTATAGCCAACTAGCCGATCGCGATCTTAATAGGGGCAGTCTTCCAATGGGAGTGCACGCCCACATTACGATGCTTGCAGAACTATTGGACAGCTCCGCGGCGTTCGGTCTTCAGATAGACGTTGTAGATATCGAGATCCGATCTCGTTGTGAGGTCATCGCAAGACAGTGCAGTGAGCTTGCGAGTAAATTCAGGACCGATCCGGCACTGAATCTTAACCTCAGGAATTCAACAGCCTTCGCACATCTCGAGCGAGTTGAGATCATCATCCAATCGATCGGAACAATGTCCTCAGCCGCTGACGAGATGCGCCCTAATCTTGTAGCGCTTCCGTCCAAACAGGTTCCGTTGCTCATTTCTGGCGCAATCTCGAAGAGAGAGAATGTAGCTTTTGCACTCAAAGTCAGCCTCTGTGCGACGATTTGTTACATCCTGTACCACGCAATCGATTGGCCCGGTATCTCAACCTGCGTCATCACGGTTATGGTTGCAGGTTTGAGCCACAGCGGAGCTATGAAGCAGAAGCTGGCTCTCAGACTTCTTGGCGCAACTATAGGTGGCCTTGTCCTCGGTATAGGCGCAGAAGTTTTCTTGTTTCCATTTATGGACTCCATCACAGCATTGGTCGTCGTGATCGGCGCGATCGCCTTTCTATGCGCCTGGGTCGCAGGAGGGCCACGATTTAATTATGTTGGGTTACAGATGGCTTTTGCCTTCTACTTAACATCTCTTGAAGGATTCAGTGCGCCCACAGAGTTGTCACCTGCTCGTGATCGCTTTGTTGGAATATTGCTGGGTGTGGTCGTGATGTGGTTTGTCCTCGACCAGATTTGGCCGGTTCGTACGGTCACGGTGATGCGTCGTGTCGTTGTATCGGTTCTGAAAGATGCTTCGCGAGTAGTTGCGCTTATGGATGACAAGTTGTCCCTTCCAGATTACATGAGAGAGTCGGACGTCTTGAGGGATCGGCTTGGGAAACAGCTCTCCACGGTCCGGATGCTGAACGAGGCAACGCAATACGAACTCGGCGTGGAACATGAGAAACACATGCGCATGGGCGATACGTTTATGCGGATGTCAATGACCACTGTGGCGTTGATCTGGAATCAAGCGTCCCTTTTACATAAGGAGGCGCAGAGCGAGTTCTTGACTCAGCCCGCCCTCATCAGGCTCCGCCAGACAATTGCTGAGCGCCTATCTGCTATGGCTGACGCACTGGAAGAGCACGACTGTCTCCCGACAGGAGACGCTGCCGGCCCACTCGATGTGGCGCTGAGTGCAGGTGACGTCGACTCCGAATATTCCAGGAACACAATTGCTCGATACAACGAACTGCACGCAGTGGCGCTGTCTCTCGACCCGACCGGATGA
- a CDS encoding YtcA family lipoprotein — MTRKHTLLIDGFVICLLCSGCSRAPSVSIIGSFFPVWMICLAIGVVLAFVERRLLLRYALEDQVGPLWLFYPCSVTLIACITWLLRFR; from the coding sequence ATGACGCGAAAGCATACGCTGCTGATCGATGGCTTTGTCATCTGCCTGTTGTGCTCCGGATGCAGCCGTGCTCCTTCGGTCAGCATTATCGGTTCATTCTTCCCGGTATGGATGATTTGCCTTGCTATTGGCGTGGTCCTTGCTTTCGTCGAAAGACGGCTTTTGTTGCGCTATGCGCTTGAGGACCAGGTGGGGCCGCTATGGCTGTTTTATCCATGTAGCGTAACTCTCATCGCGTGTATTACCTGGTTGCTTCGATTCCGATAG